From the genome of Glycine max cultivar Williams 82 chromosome 2, Glycine_max_v4.0, whole genome shotgun sequence, one region includes:
- the LOC100819425 gene encoding uncharacterized protein isoform X2: protein MGACVSTPQGCVGGRLSSSKKKTRKRRREGLRRRVTSRLCKESSEKVDVAGLPDCSFANPTFQGSIEEAWFDSIAVFDSDCDDDYQSVPDDVVSLSGIEGGSVSSFPSSRDATRGVSTDQVQKQKELLAGSEAARSSDVQYFGVDVIDSQREPVFLDEISSVDANSNKDDGLLDNCGILPNNCLPCLASTIPSVEKRRSSSSSPPNARKKVPAKLSFKWKEGHGNATLFSSKMLLQRPIAGSQVPFCPIEKKMLDCWSQIDASTFKVRGVNYFKDKKKDFAPNYSAYYPFGVDIFLSPRKVDHIARFVELPVMSSSVKFPPILVVNVQVPLYPATLFQGETDGEGMSIVLYFKLSESYSKELPPPFQESIRRLMDDEVEKVKGFPVDTIAPFRERLKILGRVVNLEDLHLSAAERKLMQAYNEKPVLSRPQHEFYTGENYFEIDLDMHRFSYISRKGFEAFLERLKVCTLDVGLTIQGNKQEELPENVLCCIRLNGIDYMNYQQLGLTQDPL, encoded by the exons ATGGGAGCGTGTGTTTCAACTCCACAAGGGTGCGTGGGAGGGAGGTTGAGCTCTTCCAAGAAGAAAACCAGAAAGAGAAGGAGAGAGGGACTCAGAAGAAGAGTTACTTCTCGGTTGTGTAAGGAATCATCGGAGAAAGTTGATGTGGCAGGGTTGCCTGATTGTTCCTTTGCTAACCCCACTTTCCAAG GAAGTATTGAAGAGGCATGGTTTGATTCCATTGCAGTATTTGACTCTGACTGTGATGATGATTATCAGAGTGTTCCTGATG ATGTTGTATCTCTGAGTGGGATTGAAGGTGGATCTGTATCAAGTTTTCCGTCTTCAAGAGATGCCACCCGTGGAGTTTCCACAGATCAGGTTCAGAAACAGAAGGAGTTGTTGGCAGGATCCGAGGCAGCCAGAAGTTCAGATGTCCAATATTTTGGTGTAGATGTCATTGATTCTCAACGTGAGCCTGTGTTCCTTGATGAAATATCCTCAGTGGATGCGAACTCCAACAAGGATGATGGACTTTTGGATAATTGCGGGATTCTTCCAAACAATTGTTTGCCATGTCTTGCGTCTACCATTCCTTCTGTTGAAAAGAGAAGATCATCAAGTTCTAGTCCTCCTAATGCAAGGAAGAAGGTTCCTGCAAAACTTTCCTTTAAATGGAAAGAAGGACATGGGAATGCTACTCTAT ttTCCTCTAAGATGCTGCTACAAAGACCAATAGCAGGTTCTCAAGTGCCCTTTTGTCCAATTGAGAAGAAAATGCTTGATTGTTGGTCACAAATTGATGCAAGCACTTTCAAAGTTCGAGGAGTAAATTATTTCAA GGACAAGAAAAAGGACTTTGCTCCCAATTATTCTGCATACTACCCATTTGGTGTAGATATTTTCTTGTCTCCACGGAAAGTTGACCATATAGCTCGGTTTGTGGAACTTCCTGTTATGAGTTCCTCCGTGAAATTTCCTCCCATACTAGTTGTAAACGTTCAG GTTCCACTCTATCCTGCCACACTTTTTCAAGGAGAAACTGATGGCGAAGGAATGAGCATTGTTTTGTACTTCAAACTTTCGGAAAGTTACTCCAAGGAACTTCCACCGCCTTTTCAAGAAAGCATCAGA AGATTGATGGACGATGAAGTTGAAAAGGTAAAGGGTTTCCCTGTAGATACAATTGCACCCTTCAGGGAAAGGTTGAAAATATTAGGCCGTGTCGTCAACCTGGAAGATCTTCATTTGAGTGCTGCAGAAAGGAAGCTTATGCAGGCTTACAATGAGAAGCCAGTTCTTTCACGTCCCCAACACGAGTTTTACACG GGGGAAAATTACTTTGAGATTGATTTGGATATGCATAGATTCAGTTATATATCCAGGAAAGGGTTTGAAGCTTTTCTGGAGAGATTAAAGGTTTGCACTCTAGATGTTGGCCTCACAATTCAG GGGAACAAACAAGAGGAGCTGCCAGAGAATGTGTTATGTTGTATTAGATTAAACGGCATTGATTACATGAATTACCAACAACTGGGGCTAACTCAGGACCCCctctga
- the LOC100819425 gene encoding uncharacterized protein isoform X1, with protein sequence MGACVSTPQGCVGGRLSSSKKKTRKRRREGLRRRVTSRLCKESSEKVDVAGLPDCSFANPTFQAGSIEEAWFDSIAVFDSDCDDDYQSVPDDVVSLSGIEGGSVSSFPSSRDATRGVSTDQVQKQKELLAGSEAARSSDVQYFGVDVIDSQREPVFLDEISSVDANSNKDDGLLDNCGILPNNCLPCLASTIPSVEKRRSSSSSPPNARKKVPAKLSFKWKEGHGNATLFSSKMLLQRPIAGSQVPFCPIEKKMLDCWSQIDASTFKVRGVNYFKDKKKDFAPNYSAYYPFGVDIFLSPRKVDHIARFVELPVMSSSVKFPPILVVNVQVPLYPATLFQGETDGEGMSIVLYFKLSESYSKELPPPFQESIRRLMDDEVEKVKGFPVDTIAPFRERLKILGRVVNLEDLHLSAAERKLMQAYNEKPVLSRPQHEFYTGENYFEIDLDMHRFSYISRKGFEAFLERLKVCTLDVGLTIQGNKQEELPENVLCCIRLNGIDYMNYQQLGLTQDPL encoded by the exons ATGGGAGCGTGTGTTTCAACTCCACAAGGGTGCGTGGGAGGGAGGTTGAGCTCTTCCAAGAAGAAAACCAGAAAGAGAAGGAGAGAGGGACTCAGAAGAAGAGTTACTTCTCGGTTGTGTAAGGAATCATCGGAGAAAGTTGATGTGGCAGGGTTGCCTGATTGTTCCTTTGCTAACCCCACTTTCCAAG CAGGAAGTATTGAAGAGGCATGGTTTGATTCCATTGCAGTATTTGACTCTGACTGTGATGATGATTATCAGAGTGTTCCTGATG ATGTTGTATCTCTGAGTGGGATTGAAGGTGGATCTGTATCAAGTTTTCCGTCTTCAAGAGATGCCACCCGTGGAGTTTCCACAGATCAGGTTCAGAAACAGAAGGAGTTGTTGGCAGGATCCGAGGCAGCCAGAAGTTCAGATGTCCAATATTTTGGTGTAGATGTCATTGATTCTCAACGTGAGCCTGTGTTCCTTGATGAAATATCCTCAGTGGATGCGAACTCCAACAAGGATGATGGACTTTTGGATAATTGCGGGATTCTTCCAAACAATTGTTTGCCATGTCTTGCGTCTACCATTCCTTCTGTTGAAAAGAGAAGATCATCAAGTTCTAGTCCTCCTAATGCAAGGAAGAAGGTTCCTGCAAAACTTTCCTTTAAATGGAAAGAAGGACATGGGAATGCTACTCTAT ttTCCTCTAAGATGCTGCTACAAAGACCAATAGCAGGTTCTCAAGTGCCCTTTTGTCCAATTGAGAAGAAAATGCTTGATTGTTGGTCACAAATTGATGCAAGCACTTTCAAAGTTCGAGGAGTAAATTATTTCAA GGACAAGAAAAAGGACTTTGCTCCCAATTATTCTGCATACTACCCATTTGGTGTAGATATTTTCTTGTCTCCACGGAAAGTTGACCATATAGCTCGGTTTGTGGAACTTCCTGTTATGAGTTCCTCCGTGAAATTTCCTCCCATACTAGTTGTAAACGTTCAG GTTCCACTCTATCCTGCCACACTTTTTCAAGGAGAAACTGATGGCGAAGGAATGAGCATTGTTTTGTACTTCAAACTTTCGGAAAGTTACTCCAAGGAACTTCCACCGCCTTTTCAAGAAAGCATCAGA AGATTGATGGACGATGAAGTTGAAAAGGTAAAGGGTTTCCCTGTAGATACAATTGCACCCTTCAGGGAAAGGTTGAAAATATTAGGCCGTGTCGTCAACCTGGAAGATCTTCATTTGAGTGCTGCAGAAAGGAAGCTTATGCAGGCTTACAATGAGAAGCCAGTTCTTTCACGTCCCCAACACGAGTTTTACACG GGGGAAAATTACTTTGAGATTGATTTGGATATGCATAGATTCAGTTATATATCCAGGAAAGGGTTTGAAGCTTTTCTGGAGAGATTAAAGGTTTGCACTCTAGATGTTGGCCTCACAATTCAG GGGAACAAACAAGAGGAGCTGCCAGAGAATGTGTTATGTTGTATTAGATTAAACGGCATTGATTACATGAATTACCAACAACTGGGGCTAACTCAGGACCCCctctga